One Micromonas commoda chromosome 5, complete sequence genomic window, CCGTGAGCCGCGATGTACTCGTAAACCTGCGCAGGATCTCCTCCCTCGCAGCTACCACCCGCCCTGCAGTTGATGAGCACCTGCGGAGCGAGTATAACCTCTGGGAACGTGGCGTTGCGAGCGATTTTGATGCGATCGGACAACGACGCGGTGGTTCCCATGGCCCAACAGCTGCCGCAGTATTGCGGGATGTGCTGATTCCGCGTCTCGGTGAGGTAgttgacgccgtcgacgtcgccccaAAACACGTGCGTCGGGAGGTCGTTGCGCACATCCAGCTGCTCGTGTGGACGCGGGGAGatcacgcgctcgccggcgaggaacgTCGCCTTCGTGGTTCTGCAGTGTTTGTGCGTTCCAGCCTCACCTGAGGTCCCTTCTTCTGGAAATGCTGGGGAGGCGATAATCGCGGTGTACCTGCCCGAGCGGGgcacgacccgcgcggcgcatccgccgccgttaagaacggcgagcgccgatATCACGAGGAGAATAAATGGAGAGGAGAGTCGCGCCATCGTGTCTCAGGGGTGCGGCAGCCCCGGACTGTTTGTGAAGTTCGAGTCCACGCTGACGAGGGTTGCACCGAAAGGGTGAAAAttcgcgggagccgcgaAGATGGTCTGAAATCTTGTCTCGCGATCTCACACTCGAGATCATCCTCGCCTTCCATGCGGACCCCATGCGGACTGGCTGGAGGCCGGCCCTGGGTTTTATTCAAAGTTGGGACGACCCCCGAGCCGGCTCCACAAGCGCCATACCCTAGCTGGCGTGGTACGCCTGGagggtccgcgcgcgagggaagTCAGACGCGCGCCTGGGGGCGTGCGCACTCACACGGCGGGCACTCCTTCGTGATACGTCCAGGCAGCTCTGCCCGAGGTGAAGTAATCACTGGGACTGCTGTGGACTGGGCAGCCGGGGTGTGAGGCTTGGGAGGCCAGTCAGGTTGGCTACAGAGGCACGGCCCGACGGTCGTGACACCAATCGAACGGAACGCGATACGCGATGTCGCGCCAGAATAGAGCCGGCGCGTCTTTCTCGTACGCAGGGCCCGGCTGGGCCACGCGAGCGCATCCCCGCCTCGGTATCGGAGCCTGCGTTGCGACGGGCGTCCTGAAGTCTTCGCCATCCTCCACGCGTTCGAGCGTGGTCGCGAGGGGCGTTGGCTCGGGATTCGGCAAGTGGATGCAGGACGCGTACGCAGACTCGTTCACGAGCGCGTTCAAGCCGCttccgaggcgcgcggatAAAGGTCGGGAcagtcgcgacgcgggcgacggggataACGAAGGACGAGTCGGAGTTCCCGGGTCCTACGACCACGTCTACATAGACGTCAATAACGTgctgcacgtcgccgcgcaccacACCAAGACCGAGAAAGCTTTCTTCATGAAGCTCTTCGCGCTTCTTGATCTCAACATGCGTCGGACCAAGCCGCAGTACACGGTGACGCTGGCGCTTGACGGACCGGCGCCAATCGCAAAAACCATCacgcagcgtcgccgccgcatcaGGCTGAGCAGCGGGGAGAAGGTGCCGCTGTCCGAGGATCCAGCTCGATTGCTCAAGATCGGCCTGACTCCGGGGTCAACATTGTCGCTGAAGatcgaccgcgcgctcgagtaCTACGCGGCGACCCGGCTTCTGAGCCGCAACTCACTTCCGAGGGGATTGCTTTTTGAGATATCCGGCACGAGGGTGCCTGGTGAGGGTGAAGTCAAGATCCTTCGGAGCATGAAGGCGAGGGTGTCAAACCCGAAATTCGATGGACACTCCCATTTGATCGTTTCGGAGGATAGCGACGCGCTGCTGTTGGCGATGACTGCTGCGCCTGCGGACACTTTTGTGCTTTCCTCCAAGCTTGTCTTTTCCGTGCGATCGTTCAACTCGGCGCTGGCGAACCAGCTGCCGCCGGGCGTGGCGCTGGATGGTGCAAGGAGAGACTTCGTGGCGCTCGCAGTGATGATGGGTAACGACTACCTCCCAGGTAGTAGGTTCGGGGTCAAGTACTCGTGGAGGGCTTACGTGCAGCTGCGCAGCGGCGAGAGGTCCAATAAATGGGCAGATGACGGCGGTGAAGGCGGTGGGAACGTGCCGTCCCCGTCTTCGAAAGTCGCTTGGGGACGGTACCGCGATTCACCTCTATTCCCGGCGCCGGATCCCCTTCTCGACGCGCCTTTGTTTCCGGGTGAGCGAAGGCCCGGTAAgatgcgccgcggcggttttGGTGAGAGCCGGGTATATGAGGAGGGCAAGCTCGCGTTCCGCCTGCCCCCTCCGGTAAACTGGGAGATGCTGCGGGACTTTGCCAGGGTGCTCGCGGACCCTGAATACGTAGAGTGGCAGGTGAACGATGGTCTCAgaccccgcgccgacgtacAAAGGGCGATCAACGCAGCGGCTGCCGCGGCAGCGACACTGAATCAGACGATTGACctcgaggatgacgaggacggccCGGACGATCAGCTCATCGATGCGCTCATCGACGATGAAGATGAAAGTGTTCAGAAGGAGCCCTCTTTTTCGCTCATCCCCGGGGTAGCCGGGGTGGTGCGTGCTAAACTGGACCCATTGCGCAGCGCTAGGCGTGCGTACGAGTATATCCACGGTGTTGGCTGGGTACTGGAGATGTACTATGGCGGCGCGTGCCTCGACTACGGGTACCATTTTCAGTACTCACCAAGGGAGCATAATCAAGGGATTGCCGCGGCAATCGATAAGAAGGCGCTAGATGCGAACGCTTTCACAGCAGGTACGACAGCTTTCAAGGCGACTAAAGCGAAAAACACAACGGAtgttgctgctgctgctgcggctgctgctgccgcAAACGCAGCGGCTGCGCAAGGATCCAGCGGATCTGGGTCAGGTGGAGCCTCGCGCAtacccccgcccgcggtggacattGCCGACTTCCTGACGCTTCCCTTATCTTACGATCCCACGCTGGACCCGTTGAGAgatcgcgaacgcgcggccgTGGCATACCTCAACAGGTACCCCATCACACCTCTAGCCTATTCGCTCGCGGTAATCCCGAGGGGCGGTCGTGCCATGCTGGCCAAGGGCGTGCGGCCGCTCGTGGACCAGGGTTCTCCCGTGCACCACCTTTTCAAGGACGACTACTGCGTGACGTGCATTAAGCAtcgcatcgcggcgggtccTCTGGAACGCGTCATTCAGCAGGAGTCTGGAAACGGAGCGGGAAGCGGAGGCTCCATGGGGACAGCAAGCGCCAAGGGTAACGGTATTGTCGGTGGGGCGATGGTCCCGACGAAgcggggtcgcggcgctcggggcgcgcggggagggacAGGACTCGGCAAGAAGGACGCGTCTACGGAGGCCGAGCGCTTGCTTGCACGTAAGTTTGCGGGTGGTGACGAAACAATTCGATccgcagctcgcgcaggcggcgacgtcgcgcgagaGGCTCTCCGTAGGCTGAATCGTCGACATCTCGAGCACCTCTCGAAGGCGCCGCAGCATGCTCAGGATCGACCTCCACCTCCACTTAACGACCTCGaaggcgcggtcgcgcgcgtctcttTGGACGGGTTCCtgagcgaggacgaggaaacACTGCGAACTCTCGGCGACCAGCCGGTGCTCATTTGGCACTCCGCTTACAGCGACCCGCCCGACCTGGACAGGAGTGCGCTCACGCCAGAGGAGGATCTGTCGGAATGGGTGGCGATGGTGACGCCCCCGGGATGCCGGAAACTCGGGCCGGGGATGACCGACATTCGAAGGTACGATGGCGACGCCTCCACAGTTCTGTCGAGGTggagcgtcggcggagaGTCGCCGACATCGTCATCCGAGTCCGGCACAGGTGGTCAGGGGAGGGGCGGTGcaggcggtgggcgcggcaGGCCAGCGTTCAGGAACGGAGGAGGATTCAAAAAGAGACCACCCCGAGGCAGAGGAGGCGAGCTCGCCCCGTCCTCGGCAACCGACCGATCGAACGATGAAGAGGGCAAAGGATCAACGGATGcaccggcgagcgcgcctcCGGCTAaccggcgatggaggcgccaACCagcgggagccgccgccagaCGTCGAACCGGAGAGGGCATGTCTGACGGATCCACGGAAATTAAGTCCGATGACCCGGCGCCTCCACCGGTTCAGGGCGGTGATAACGGTCGTCCAATGACCCCTGGCGATTTCCGCCGCAGACGCAGTCCCGGCGGCTTTTACGGTGGCCGGGGTCGCAGTCGGGGGACAAAGCCGAGGGCACTGCCTCCTCGGATTGTTGGCTTTGGTGCTTTTGTATCTGTAGTCTTGTAAGTGTTAATACCTTTCACTAATCCTGAAGTCAATGACGTCGGCATCCGACCCAGGTTCGTCCACTCCTTCTCACTCGTACACCCTGGCTTTGCGCATCAGGCTCGGATCGTCGAAAACGCCGTCCTCCTGCGTGATGATTTCTGAGAATGCGCAGATTGTTCCTGGAGCGCCGACCACGTTGGTGTACTTGGCGTTGCCCGTGCGCTTCTTTCCAGCGGGCGTGTACTGCCTAACCCAGTTATCGTACCCGCCTGACACTTCCATAGCGGCCACGTACTCGAAACCAGCCGCCTTGAGGCGCTCCATGACGACACACGCACCATCGGGTTCGTTCTCAGCGTCAGCCGCTCCGACGATGAGCACacgagccgtcgccggatcTGGGAACATTTGCGCAAATTCCGTTTCAAAGTCGCCCCTCATCTCCTTCTCCCAGTGCAACGGTCTACCGACAACGTTTACGGCGGGTACGTTGACGGATCCAACAACGGCCTCCCTGCTGTAGTCCCGAGCACCCCGCACGTCTACCACCTtgacgccctcctccttgaACATGGCAAACGCATCCTTGACAGTGACCACCTCCCACCATCTCGGGTATTCAGGCTCTGGCTCGGGCTCAGGTTCGGGCTCAGGTTCAGGTGGGGGCGGGTTACGTCGCCGTTCCTCCGCGGCAGCTTCCTCCGCGCGTCTCagtgcctcgcgcgccgcctggACCGCGCGAGCCTGCGCCTCCTTGATAGAATCGTCTTCCTCCATCATCTTGGCAACCTTCTCCTCGATACTCGGCTCGGGTGCCTCCTTCACCTCGCCGGCCTCCACGAGCTCTTCCCACGTCTTCTGATAGCGCATGTACTCCTCGCTCAGTCGATTCTGATTCACTAGCTCCTGCTCCCTTGCCAGGTCTTTGGCGTGCTTGAACAATACTGCC contains:
- a CDS encoding predicted protein, with protein sequence MQDAYADSFTSAFKPLPRRADKGRDSRDAGDGDNEGRVGVPGSYDHVYIDVNNVLHVAAHHTKTEKAFFMKLFALLDLNMRRTKPQYTVTLALDGPAPIAKTITQRRRRIRLSSGEKVPLSEDPARLLKIGLTPGSTLSLKIDRALEYYAATRLLSRNSLPRGLLFEISGTRVPGEGEVKILRSMKARVSNPKFDGHSHLIVSEDSDALLLAMTAAPADTFVLSSKLVFSVRSFNSALANQLPPGVALDGARRDFVALAVMMGNDYLPGSRFGVKYSWRAYVQLRSGERSNKWADDGGEGGGNVPSPSSKVAWGRYRDSPLFPAPDPLLDAPLFPGERRPGKMRRGGFGESRVYEEGKLAFRLPPPVNWEMLRDFARVLADPEYVEWQVNDGLRPRADVQRAINAAAAAAATLNQTIDLEDDEDGPDDQLIDALIDDEDESVQKEPSFSLIPGVAGVVRAKLDPLRSARRAYEYIHGVGWVLEMYYGGACLDYGYHFQYSPREHNQGIAAAIDKKALDANAFTAGTTAFKATKAKNTTDVAAAAAAAAAANAAAAQGSSGSGSGGASRIPPPAVDIADFLTLPLSYDPTLDPLRDRERAAVAYLNRYPITPLAYSLAVIPRGGRAMLAKGVRPLVDQGSPVHHLFKDDYCVTCIKHRIAAGPLERVIQQESGNGAGSGGSMGTASAKGNGIVGGAMLAQAATSRERLSVG